In the Naumovozyma dairenensis CBS 421 chromosome 4, complete genome genome, one interval contains:
- the JHD2 gene encoding histone demethylase (similar to Saccharomyces cerevisiae JHD2 (YJR119C); ancestral locus Anc_7.505) — MKSEAEKHPLSFVPSLYPTDEEFANPIEYLSRPAIRDLGLEYGILKLIPPKGFNPPLALDKPNFEFPIRIQNLPHLNIQNRNRLSFMKQLNNFHKFNGTLGDSKLDEPFIIINHPYTKKETKLYIYDLFIEIVRNALIIKIENDQTRKNAELIQNNKAEEIKTMIYIDQYKEKNFTLSKKEIILNNNELWRKVSTCLEEFTIRDLKNVFHKYLSEYYDYYIRETTITKGEKDYNTINVSQSVAWKNDTESILTDPEDSSDDTPLIPEDDDYWEWECHICHRFTKEFCIEFCDSCERPFHFACIASSKIKLDCPNPKTWVCKNCMIGNGVYGFRTRTRPYKLSDFKKRCEREEDPKDKNLTISQLEDKFWGYVNDIKGHKVVKYGADIHNTTPGQASGFPNREYMHMTPNYDSKEFEKYIDHPMNLINLPTAKGSLLKELRYKNISGLTLPWLYVGSKFSTFCWHMEDQYTLSANYQHEGSPKIWYSIPPIYYGIFNSLIFDICPDLTFKQPDILHQLISLISPYDKRFQKERIKCYKAIQNPNEYIITFPHCYHSGFNTGYNLNEAVNFTTDFWVPYGINASREYRGTATPGLFDMYDLLVSVLDQFRSNNFTFRGKEKSYLLEETYAQVKFFFNAQKKIVDQLTTQFLRKPAKNIKFEKHLDSNCGRTLRRTSSDKKKIRKKVNSSNSTSNDSKEAANEDIDIYCTKCKTICSFAFAVHYQDVVKNKGKEDDEGGFTNEEEDASYEEADFDDMNEETGEGESVDIWNEMLAPEWNKLGEQGIQLLCLDDYKSFIRPHEREMRKHKEAHHNNKECFCQVHKELFARDEVFYVRDWKGITDLLSDVCPFIFPLGDQEITCTRFNVFNL; from the coding sequence ATGAAATCAGAAGCAGAAAAACATCCCTTATCTTTTGTTCCATCTTTATATCCCACCGATGAAGAGTTTGCAAAtccaattgaatatttatccAGACCAGCTATTAGAGATTTGGGTTTAGAATATGGTATTCTAAAATTGATCCCACCAAAGGGGTTTAATCCACCCTTAGCTTTGGATAAACccaattttgaatttcccattagaattcaaaatttacCACATTTAAACATTCAGAATAGGAATAGATTGTCCTTTatgaaacaattgaataatttccaTAAATTCAATGGAACACTGGGAGATTCAAAATTAGATGAGCCTTTCATAATTATAAACCATCCATATACAAAGaaggaaacaaaattataCATTTATGAtcttttcattgaaattgttCGTAACGCacttattattaaaattgaaaatgatcaaACGAGGAAAAATGCAGAATTAATACAAAACAATAAGgctgaagaaattaaaaccATGATTTACATTGATCAATATAAGGAGAAGAATTTTACACTTTCcaagaaagaaattattttaaataataatgaactATGGAGGAAAGTCTCCACTTGCCTAGAGGAATTCACTATTCGTGACTTGAAAAACGTTTTCCATAAGTATCTTTCCGaatattatgattattatattcGTGAAACAACTATAACTAAAGGAGAAAAAGACTATAATACAATAAACGTTTCTCAGTCAGTTGCATGGAAAAATGATACGGAATCAATTTTAACAGATCCCGAGGATAGTAGTGATGATACCCCTCTTATACCGGAGGATGATGACTATTGGGAATGGGAATGTCATATATGTCACAGATTCACAAAAGAATTTTGCATTGAATTTTGTGACTCATGTGAAAGGCCATTCCATTTTGCATGTATTGCTAGTTCAAAGATTAAATTAGATTGTCCTAATCCTAAAACCTGGGTATGCAAAAATTGTATGATTGGGAATGGTGTTTATGGGTttagaacaagaacaagacCATATAAATTATCAGACTTTAAGAAACGTTGTGAAAGAGAAGAGGATCCtaaagataaaaatttaACTATTTCACAATTAGAAGACAAATTTTGGGGATACGTAAATGATATTAAGGGGCACAAAGTTGTGAAATATGGCGCTGATATTCATAATACGACACCGGGACAAGCTTCAGGTTTCCCCAATAGAGAATATATGCATATGACTCCCAATTATGATTctaaagaatttgaaaaatatattgacCACCCcatgaatttgataaatcttCCAACTGCTAAAGgttcattattaaaggaactaagatataaaaatatttctgGTTTGACTCTCCCATGGCTTTATGTTGGTTCCAAATTTTCCACATTTTGTTGGCATATGGAAGATCAATATACATTGAGTGCCAATTATCAACACGAAGGTTCTCCCAAAATTTGGTATAGTATTCCGCCAATTTACTACGGTATTTTTAACTCATTGATTTTTGATATATGTCCTGATTTAACTTTTAAACAACCTGATATTTTGCATCAactaatatcattaatttcacCCTATGATAAAAGGTTCCAAAAGGAGAGAATTAAATGTTATAAAGCTATTCAAAATCctaatgaatatattattaccTTCCCACACTGTTATCATTCAGGATTTAATACTGGttataatttaaatgaagCTGTTAATTTTACCACAGATTTTTGGGTACCATATGGAATTAATGCATCACGGGAATATCGAGGTACAGCTACCCCAGGTTTGTTTGATATGTATGATTTGCTAGTATCTGTTCTAGATCAGTTTAGATCGAATAATTTTACATTCAGGGGTAAAGAAAAGTCATATTTATTGGAGGAAACTTACGCACAAGTTAAGTTCTTCTTTAATgctcaaaaaaaaatagttgATCAATTAACTACTCAATTCTTACGAAAGCCAGCAAAAAATATCAAGTTCGAAAAACATCTTGATTCCAATTGCGGAAGAACTTTGAGAAGGACTAGTAGTgataaaaagaagataagAAAGAAGGTGAACAGTAGTAACAGTACTAGTAATGATTCAAAGGAAGCTgcaaatgaagatattgatatatattgCACAAAATGTAAGACAATTTGTTCATTCGCATTTGCTGTACATTATCAGGACGTTGTAAAGAATAAAGGCAAGGAAGATGATGAGGGCGGTTTTactaatgaagaagaagatgcGAGCTATGAAGAAGCGGACTTCGATGATATGAATGAGGAAACAGGTGAGGGAGAGAGTGTGGACATTTGGAACGAGATGTTAGCTCCGGAATGGAACAAATTAGGAGAACAGGGTATTCAACTGCTATGTCTGGATGATTACAAAAGTTTTATTAGACCTCATGAAAGGGAGATGAGGAAACACAAAGAAGctcatcataataataaagagTGCTTCTGTCAAGTTCACAAAGAACTTTTTGCAAGGGATGAAGTGTTTTATGTTAGGGATTGGAAAGGTATTACTGATCTTTTAAGTGATGTTTGTCCCTTCATTTTCCCACTAGGAGATCAGGAAATAACTTGTACTCGTTTCAATGTATTTAATCTTTAA
- the TDA4 gene encoding Tda4p (similar to Saccharomyces cerevisiae YJR116W; ancestral locus Anc_7.500), with amino-acid sequence MTHLGKDPFMELSWFPESDSLYLSHAHEIVYSFLFYLTCSALIAPMINKFIFGKHYTSIKDKNIKIDFNVHTVSMIQAIISMIIIYPTLFLPNDNTLNITTYHHHYTSMVASLTLGYFIWDLLVCLKHFKLYGFQFLGHAVGALYVMIIALKPFCQPWIGKFVLYEASTPFVNINWFIIQLTDPITKKCVIPTWVNVLNGLMLLVVFFLVRIAWGTLATLMIVKNMWHVKHQIPLISAFILMSINVLLNGLNFVWFSKMIKIAKKLAGGSSSSGKIKQV; translated from the coding sequence ATGACACATTTAGGGAAAGATCCGTTCATGGAATTATCATGGTTCCCGGAATCAGATAGTCTGTACCTCTCTCACGCACATGAAATTGTATACTCTTTCCTATTCTATTTGACATGCTCCGCTTTAATAGCACCAATGATTAACAAGTTCATCTTTGGTAAACATTATACATCTATCAAGgataaaaatatcaaaattgatttcaatgTTCATACTGTTTCCATGATCCAAGCAATAATATCTATGATAATCATTTATCCCACTTTATTTCTCCCCAATGATAACACTTTAAACATCACAACCTACCATCATCACTATACCTCCATGGTCGCATCACTAACATTAGGTTACTTCATTTGGGACTTATTGGTATGTTTGaaacatttcaaattataCGGATTCCAATTCCTAGGCCATGCCGTGGGTGCTCTATACGTGATGATCATCGCCTTGAAACCATTTTGTCAACCATGGATAGGTAAATTCGTACTCTATGAAGCTTCAACACCATTTGTCAATATCAATTGGttcatcattcaattgaCTGATCCTATCACTAAGAAATGTGTCATCCCCACTTGGGTTAACGTCCTGAATGGACTCATGTTGTTggttgttttctttttggtAAGGATTGCTTGGGGAACATTGGCAACGTTGATGATCGTGAAGAATATGTGGCATGTGAAACATCAAATTCCCTTGATCTCCGCCTTCATCTTGATGTCAATTAATGTTTTATTGAATGGATTGAATTTTGTTTGGTTCTCGAAGATGATTAAGATTGCTAAAAAATTAGCAGGTGGATCTTCATCCTCAGGCAAGATCAAACAAGTATGA
- the ADO1 gene encoding adenosine kinase (similar to Saccharomyces cerevisiae ADO1 (YJR105W); ancestral locus Anc_7.499) codes for MLIRILTRTTGPKESRSGFNLALWKIYQNEKFLKNYNHQHYHHYNFNSSYYSTTNSASLRSTSTSTSTPSPIEILKFIMSTASTTKEFPPLICLGNPLLDLQATVTPDYLAKYNLKANDAILVDASSNDEKMKIFDEILTFPDVKFVAGGAAQNTARGAAYILGSQKTNQVGYFGSVGNDKFSENLLNENKKAGVLSLYQIQSDIGTGKCAALITGHDRSLVTDLGAANHFKPSHLEANWEFVQNAKLFYVGGFHLTVSPEAIVLLGKHAKETGKPLVLNLSAPFIPQFFKDALVKVLPYATVVIGNESEAESYAESFGLDCDKKDLVAIAKSIVGNDDKKTVIFTHGLEPTVVVSTKGVSTFAVKPLESSSIVDTNGAGDAFAGGFMAGLTQGKDLETCIDMGQWLAALSIQEIGPSYPTEIIQYQA; via the coding sequence ATGCTTATCCGAATACTCACCAGAACGACCGGCCCAAAAGAATCCCGCAGCGGTTTCAATTTGGCTCTATggaaaatttatcaaaatgaaaaatttcttaaaaacTATAATCATCAGCACTATCATCACTACAACTTCAACTCTTCTTATTATTCCACTACCAATTCAGCTTCTCTTCgatcaacatcaacatcaacatcaactCCATCACCGATcgaaatattgaaatttataatGTCTACTGCATCCACTACCAAAGAATTCCCCCCATTAATCTGTCTTGGTAACCCACTACTAGATCTTCAAGCCACAGTCACCCCTGACTACTTGGCCAAATACAACTTAAAAGCCAACGATGCCATCCTAGTGGATGCCTCTTCTAACGAtgaaaagatgaaaatcTTTGACGAAATCTTAACATTCCCAGACGTCAAATTCGTCGCTGGTGGTGCTGCTCAAAACACAGCTCGTGGTGCCGCATACATTCTAGGTTCTCAAAAAACCAATCAAGTTGGTTATTTCGGTTCAGTAGGTAACGATAAATTCTCCGAAAACTTACTAaatgaaaacaagaaaGCTGGTGTCCTATCCTtatatcaaattcaatctGATATTGGTACTGGTAAATGTGCCGCTCTTATTACAGGTCATGATAGATCATTAGTCACAGACTTGGGTGCAGCTAACCATTTCAAACCATCTCATTTAGAAGCTAATTGGGAATTCGTCCAGAATGCTAAATTGTTTTACGTTGGGGGGTTCCATTTGACTGTGTCTCCAGAAGCTATTGTTCTTTTGGGGAAACACGCTAAAGAAACTGGGAAACCATTGGTGTTGAATTTGAGTGCTCCATTTATCCCACAATTCTTTAAGGATGCCTTAGTGAAAGTCTTACCATACGCAACTGTGGTCATCGGTAATGAATCAGAAGCTGAATCCTACGCAGAATCATTCGGATTGGATTGTGATAAGAAGGATTTGGTAGCCATTGCTAAGTCTATTGTCGGGAATGATGACAAAAAGACTGTTATATTCACTCATGGGTTAGAACCAACTGTTGTTGTCTCGACTAAAGGTGTCTCTACTTTTGCAGTGAAACCATTGGAAAGTTCAAGTATTGTTGACACTAATGGTGCCGGTGACGCATTCGCTGGTGGGTTTATGGCTGGGTTGACTCAAGGTAAAGATTTAGAAACTTGTATCGATATGGGTCAATGGTTGGCCGCGTTAtctattcaagaaattggTCCATCTTATCCAACtgaaataattcaatatcaaGCCTAA
- the STE24 gene encoding zinc metalloprotease (similar to Saccharomyces cerevisiae STE24 (YJR117W); ancestral locus Anc_7.501): protein MSWFESLSELLDNSSIPWKTIVVAFSIGQFAFENYLTYRQYKVLSKKELPPVLVNEIDKETFEKSEEYSKAKAKFSIVSDILGLVEKLAIIKYDVFPRLWHMGNKLATILPYKYRVVSTVAQSLWFLLVLSNISTITGLPLAYYQHFILEEKFGFNKLTIKLWIMDMIKGIVLGTAIGGPILYAFLKIFEKFETNFIWYVCLFLLIVQILAMTLIPVYIMPLFNTFTPLEDGKLKESIENLAKSVGFPLDKIFVIDGSKRSSHSNAYFTGLPFTSKRIVLFDTLVDNNSVEEITAVLAHEIGHWQKNHILNMLFYSQIHTLAIFSLFTSVYRNLSFYNAFGFFIADTQMDINVHTPTKVFIDSFPIIIGFMFFNDLLTPLECGMQFMMSLISRLHEYQADAYAKALGYTQHLCRALIELQIKNLSTMNVDTLYSSYHYSHPTLAERLTALGYVSEKKKE, encoded by the coding sequence atgtcCTGGTTTGAATCTCTCTCTGAGTTATTAGACAATTCTTCTATTCCTTGGAAAACAATTGTAGTTGCATTTTCCATTGGTCAATTCGCCTTTGAAAATTATCTAACTTATCGCCAATATAAAGTCTTGTCTAAAAAGGAATTACCTCCTGTTTTAGTCAATGAAATAGACAAagaaacttttgaaaaatctgaAGAATATTCAAAAGCCAAGGCTAAGTTCTCAATCGTCTCTGACATTTTGGGTCTAGTGGAAAAGTTAGCCATCATTAAATATGATGTCTTCCCACGTTTATGGCATATGGGTAATAAATTGGCTACTATATTACCATACAAATATAGAGTAGTCTCCACGGTTGCCCAAAGTCTTTGGTTCCTCTTAGTTCTATCTAATATTTCTACAATTACTGGCTTACCATTAGCTTATTATCAACATTTCATTCTAGAAGAGAAATTCGgtttcaataaattgaCTATTAAATTATGGATTATGGATATGATTAAAGGTATTGTTCTTGGTACTGCTATCGGGGGACCAATCCTTTATgcatttttgaagatttttgaaaaatttgaaactaACTTCATTTGGTATGTTTgtcttttccttttgatCGTTCAAATATTAGCTATGACTTTAATCCCAGTCTATATCATGCCATTATTCAATACATTTACTCCATTGGAAGATggtaaattgaaagaatccattgaaaatttagCTAAATCTGTTGGCTTCCCATTAGATAAAATTTTCGTCATTGATGGTTCTAAAAGATCATCTCATTCAAATGCTTATTTTACTGGATTACCATTCACAAGTAAAAGAATCGTTCTTTTCGACACTTTAGTGGATAATAATTCTGTCGAAGAAATTACTGCTGTATTGGCTCATGAAATTGGACATTGGCAAAAGaatcatattttaaatatgtTATTTTACAGTCAAATTCATACTTTGGccattttttcattattcaCAAGTGTTTACAGAAACTTATCATTCTATAATGCGTTTGGATTCTTCATTGCTGATACACAAATGGACATTAACGTCCATACTCCAACGAAAGTTTTCATTGATAGTTTCCCAATCATTATTGGATTCATGttcttcaatgatttattaactCCGTTGGAATGTGGTATGCAATTTATGATGAGTTTAATTTCAAGATTACATGAATATCAAGCTGATGCTTACGCTAAGGCACTAGGTTATACTCAACATTTATGTCGTGCATTGATTGAGTtacaaattaaaaatttgtCCACAATGAACGTTGATACATTATATTCAagttatcattattctcATCCAACATTGGCTGAAAGATTGACTGCTTTAGGTTACGTAAGtgagaagaagaaggaataG
- the ILM1 gene encoding Ilm1p (similar to Saccharomyces cerevisiae ILM1 (YJR118C); ancestral locus Anc_7.504) — protein sequence MASVLSSLNVLYFRITFLLTISYCCFKDVNLILQNTYFLILTQAMNLPALQLPQHSGQLGLFGILFIFSALNDIVAILENNKKYLNSIVPIRLLGFFVLTGISFLWETNLFIHNNSVFIYSFLEMWINFVIYNSLREEKNEEFKLQNRFMNDSLIEEPTPFEVANNAGAATIEIIEEEEIIEK from the coding sequence atgGCATCAGTactttcatcattaaatgTTCTATATTTTAGAATCACTTTTCTATTAACGATTTCCTATTGTTGTTTCAAAGATGTAAATTTGATCTTACAAAAcacatattttttaattctaaCTCAAGCAATGAATTTACCAGCGTTACAATTACCTCAACATAGTGGTCAATTAGGGTTATTTGgtattttatttatcttttccgcattgaatgatattgttgccattttggaaaataataagaaatacTTGAATTCCATTGTACCAATCAGATTACTTGGATTTTTCGTCTTAACTGgtatttcatttctttgGGAGACGAATCTTTTCATACATAATAATTctgttttcatttattcatttttggaaatgtGGATAAATTTCGTCATATATAATTCACTAAGAGAGGAAAAGAAtgaagaattcaaattacAAAACAGATTCATGAATGATTCTTTAATTGAAGAACCAACACCATTTGAAGTTGCAAATAACGCTGGTGCTGctacaattgaaattatagAAGAGGaggaaattattgaaaaataa
- the ECM27 gene encoding Ecm27p (similar to Saccharomyces cerevisiae ECM27 (YJR106W); ancestral locus Anc_7.498), which yields MDFLFKITHPSLLYPNASYSFTFIIPSIIHVILSFVLLGMCASDYLCPNVAQISELNRSSVSTRRRNSRTQDNSTNSSGVLMAVLLSWCNSSPDLFSNLMSWTTTPKSSDPSLNAAALSIGEVLGACGIILCIVEGSIFIVMSRTNISINKLQRRNLLKDLSFTTIAMCFMTYISLRNRVTILNCLLMCFVYVTYLVGKFSHNESKFISINDEENIIHEHGSASSEQIDEQMEASSDPFMDLSTNQLNTGIKPSLISAMDYQSLLSILESSDSNSNLEIDYSEDANELSTLSQENVHNTTIDNKTSIPYKDRPISEPIKSNLNNNNILPQRQIQTSPATFQPYSDTPETQRDDVFNNNNTNNNNQLTNNETILAPPVINIHKPRNRRKIKRIQNSFLKIFLPHLLNFRKKSILHKILSILTIPFVIILRMSCPHPSAELVEFDENLQKYIYSKLELMTLFIQGSLCPFVPYFLLSSLLFREPRMWLITLPSIIALCYIVLVISFYQTIRSHNKFSIIITTADQESEINEKSQSRRSIESLNTIINITFLSIGILNSILYISVIANSLIEMMEIYQSITGISKAILGLTIFAWGNSISDLISNIAMCRLYLRVPHQDDIEHITKIATKFFIISITSCLGGVMLNSMGGIGFSGLIAMLFIHKGSNYWWFLRYVELKEGESTTNYNHKFIVSCIGIIIQLIILIIIFGGPDQVREWAQRKMRLLGIIMCNIWGVATLCNVLFELFT from the coding sequence ATGGATTTTCTGTTTAAAATAACACATCCATCTCTACTATATCCCAATGcatcatattcatttaCTTTCATAATACCGAGCATAATCCACGTTATTTTATCCTTCGTACTACTTGGAATGTGTGCATCAGATTATCTATGCCCTAATGTGGCACAAATATCAGAGTTAAATAGATCGTCCGTTTCAACAAGACGTCGAAACAGTAGAACACAAGACAATTCAACGAATTCATCGGGTGTACTAATGGCTGTCTTATTGTCGTGGTGTAATTCATCACCTGATCTTTTTTCCAATCTAATGAGTTGGACAACCACTCCAAAATCTTCAGATCCATCATTAAATGCTGCTGCATTATCCATAGGTGAAGTTTTAGGCGCTTGTGGTATTATCCTTTGTATCGTGGAAGGTTCTATATTCATAGTTATGTCAAGGacaaatatatcaataaataaactaCAAAGAAGGAATCTACTGAAAGATTTGTCGTTCACTACAATTGCCATGTGCTTCATGACATATATCTCTTTAAGAAATAGAGTTACCATTCTAAACTGTTTGTTAATGTGTTTCGTATATGTTACATATTTAGTAGGGAAGTTTTCTCATAATGAATCTAAATTCATAtcaattaatgatgaagaaaatataattcatgAGCATGGGAGTGCGTCATCTGAACAAATAGATGAACAAATGGAAGCGTCTTCTGATCCCTTCATGGATTTGTCGACCAATCAATTGAACACTGGAATTAAACCTAGTTTAATATCTGCAATGGATTATCAAAGTCTGTTATCCATACTAGAAAGTTCCGATTCGAACTCAAACTTAGAAATAGACTATAGCGAGGATGCTAATGAGCTTTCCACATTATCACAGGAAAATGTGCATAATACGACAATTGACAATAAAACCAGCATTCCATATAAAGATAGACCTATAAGTGAACCCATTAAATCAAacttaaataataataatattcttccTCAAAGACAAATACAAACTTCACCAGCAACTTTCCAACCATATTCTGATACTCCTGAAACCCAAAGAGATGATGTCttcaacaataataatacgaataataataaccaaTTAACAAATAATGAGACAATATTGGCACCCCCagtaataaatatacataaACCGAGAAATAGAAGGAAAATTAAAAGGATTCAAAATAGCTTTCTGAAAATATTCTTACCacatttattgaatttccGGAAAAAATCAATCCTGCATAAAATTCTATCAATATTAACAATCCCATTTGTAATTATATTGAGAATGTCATGCCCACACCCTTCAGCTGAATTAGTCGAATTTGATGagaatttacaaaaatatatttattcaaaattagaATTGATGACTTTGTTCATACAAGGATCATTATGCCCATTCGTACCATATTTCCTTTTATCAAGTTTACTATTTCGAGAACCAAGAATGTGGTTAATCACCCTTCCATCAATAATTGCTTTATGTTATATTGTTTTAgtaatttcattttatcAAACGATTAGATCtcataataaattttcaataataataacaactGCAGATCAAGAATcagaaataaatgaaaaatcacAATCTCGTAGATCAATAGAATCATTAAACACGATAATAAACATAACCTTCCTTTCTATTGGAATACTAAACTctattctttatatatcaGTGATAgcaaattctttaatagaAATGATGGAAATTTATCAATCTATAACAGGTATTTCAAAGGCAATTCTTGGTTTGACCATTTTTGCATGGGGTAATTCAATAAGTGATcttatttcaaatattgcCATGTGTAGGTTGTACTTAAGAGTACCACATcaagatgatattgaacATATTACGAAAATTGCCActaaattttttatcatcTCAATAACTTCATGTTTAGGTGGTGTAATGTTAAATTCAATGGGCGGCATTGGATTTAGTGGATTAATTGCTATGTTATTTATTCATAAGGGTTCTAATTATTGGTGGTTCTTAAGATATGtggaattgaaagaagGAGAATCTACAACAAATTATAATCATAAATTCATCGTATCATGTATTGGTATCATTATTCAACTAATTATtctcataataatatttggtGGTCCCGACCAAGTTCGTGAATGGGCTCAAAGGAAAATGAGATTGTTAGGAATAATTATGTGTAACATATGGGGCGTTGCTACTCTATGTAACGTATTATTTGAGCTATTCACTTAG
- the RPN3 gene encoding proteasome regulatory particle lid subunit RPN3 (similar to Saccharomyces cerevisiae RPN3 (YER021W); ancestral locus Anc_7.502): MSADLMEVDSIEDVDAVDSINSNNVQVKYAEETIMEEIIHLLKEISKTTTTLDPRYIWRALKELGSIRKNNLSQESLSALVNILYPDNSSFKIPLLKFINENHKSSVPHADEIRSKYPASFYQIVSNDSNNGGKTIEVAPELNSFIHLLVQVYLLDSSKFNELSNFNTKIILPKILAFYNQRSLDLINAKLWFYIIIADEKIGNQSNPVLRSEMIKFLRTASLKHDNETRAMLITLVLRNFLAAGEIESASDFINKIEFPTTDVSSPLEARYYFYLSKISAIQLDYSMANEYIIAAIRKAPHNAKSIGFLQQSNKLLCVIQLLMGDIPELSFFNQKNLKNSLVPYYNLSKAVRLGDLKKFTQTITKYKKNFITDGNYQLCVRLRSNVIKTGIRIISLTYKKISLKDICLKLRLDSEQTAEYMVSRAIRDGVIEAKINHEKGFIETSELLNVYGTKEPQTAFDERIRFVYQLHDECIVAMRYPEDKKLSNHNGKDDDGHGEFIDGELFDELDDFSDIEDMDFM; the protein is encoded by the coding sequence ATGAGTGCTGATTTAATGGAAGTTGATTCCATCGAAGACGTAGACGCCGTTGACTCTATCAATAGTAACAATGTTCAAGTTAAATATGCTGAAGAAACTATAATGGAAGAAATCATTCATCTTTTGAaggaaatttcaaaaaccACAACTACATTGGATCCTCGTTATATATGGAGAgcattgaaagaattaggATCCATTAGGAAAAATAATCTAAGCCAAGAATCTTTATCTGCGTTggttaatatattataccctgataattcatcattcaaGATCCCCTTAttgaaattcattaatgaaaaccATAAATCGTCAGTACCACATGCTGATGAAATTAGATCCAAATATCCTGCATCATTCTATCAAATTGTATCGAATGATTCGAACAACGGAGGTAAAACAATTGAAGTGGCTCCagaattgaattcattcattcatctTTTGGTTCaagtatatttattagattcttctaaatttaatgaattatctaatttcaataccaAAATCATCTTACCCAAGATATTGGCATTCTATAACCAACGTTCCTTGGATCTAATTAATGCAAAACTCTGGTTCTATATCATCATTGctgatgaaaaaattgggAATCAATCCAATCCAGTTTTACGTTCAGAAATGATCAAATTTTTAAGAACCGCGTCTTTAAAACATGATAACGAAACAAGAGCAATGTTAATAACTCTAGTATTGAGGAATTTCTTAGCAGCTGGTGAAATTGAATCCGCATCTGATTTCATCaacaaaattgaatttcCAACTACAGACGTATCAAGTCCATTAGAAGCacgttattatttttacttGTCTAAAATATCTGCCATTCAATTAGATTATTCAATGGcaaatgaatatatcattGCTGCAATTAGGAAAGCTCCTCATAATGCTAAAAGTATCGGCTTCTTACaacaatcaaataaattactATGTGTCattcaattattaatgGGGGATATACCTGAATTATCATTCTtcaatcaaaaaaatttaaaaaattctttGGTGCCTTACTATAATCTTTCTAAAGCTGTCAGATTGggtgatttgaaaaaattcacTCAAACTATAactaaatataaaaaaaattttattaCGGATGgtaattatcaattatgTGTTAGATTAAGATCAAATGTAATCAAAACTGGTATTAGAATAATCTCATTAacttataaaaaaatttctttgaagGATATTTGTTTGAAATTACGTCTGGATTCAGAACAAACAGCAGAATATATGGTATCAAGAGCAATAAGAGACGGAGTCATCGAAGCTAAGATAAATCATGAAAAGGGATTCATTGAAACTtcagaattattaaacGTTTACGGTACTAAAGAACCACAGACTGCATTCGATGAAAGAATCAGATTTGTTTATCAATTACATGATGAATGTATTGTGGCAATGAGATATCCTGaagataagaaattatcaaaCCATAATGGGAAAGATGATGACGGCCATGGAGAATTTATAGATGGCGAATTgtttgatgaattagacGATTTCTCAGACATTGAAGACATGGACTTCATGTAG